In Lycium ferocissimum isolate CSIRO_LF1 chromosome 3, AGI_CSIRO_Lferr_CH_V1, whole genome shotgun sequence, the genomic window AAATCACTAACCTtagtcttactttttttttttcatgacaaATCAGTTTTCAGCAAAGCACAAGAGTTTTACAAAGTGACTGTTTTAAATAGCTCATTTCTCGCAtcaaaattgttttaaaaaggGCCTTTGACAAGACTAGAACAGAAGAAAAGTAGACATCGAAGGCCAAATCACTTAAGCGGTATGAACCTTGACGAGTGAGCAGCACgtggtcgtttggtaggtagccaaaatagtcccgggattataatcccgggactaatttatcccacctTTTGGGACTATTTTATCCCATCCTAATAATCCCAACCTTAGTGGGATAAGGTGAGATATCCCACTCTTGAGATTATGCTTCATTTTGTACAAAGATTTGGTATGTATATCCCAGCCTATACCATACACCAAACGATCCCTTAGTCTTACTTGGGTTCACGTAGAACCTTAAAGAAATATCTACTCTATCCATTTTTTACTATTTTCATAATCAAATGGTCTGAAGCTATCTAAGAGTGAACCTATAATTTTCAGAGTGTTGTGTATGTATGTTAGTACTTGCCGAACAGTAAATTGCACTGAATACAATGATTTTTCTTATCACACAAGTACCTTAAAACAGACGTACGATTGTACGTGAATCTCTATCTCTCATTTTCATCTTTGTGAAATTAATTTCTTGGCACTTCAAATACCTATGGGTTCCATAACTAAAAGTTAtaagaatttaaattatatagaCGGATAGGgtattgcattttttttttttagggaaaaggatcaaatatatcactctactttagtttattagcTAACTTTGCTCTCCGTTAGCCAAAGtaatcaaatatacccctctcgttacaagttggggccaaatatacccctaccgttagcAAAGTTTCAAACATACCCCCATTTCTAACATATTCCCACATAAGCAAGTCTAGTCATTGGAATTGGGTGACATGGACGCCACATGacatttaacttattctatgtGATGTCtgacaatttttaaaaaaacaatctgaattttttttttaaaacaatctgaaaaaaatggcttttattaaaaatctgaaacttttttgttttaataaaaccctttttttaaaatatattctcgaaaattggatattttagttgaaaaatctagaaaatgattttttttaaatccggAAAACtctaatgtatttttttttaaaagtgtcctattttttttaaaatctggattaattttaaaaaatctgaaaactaattttaaaaaaaaaaattccagatttTTTAATATCCAATTTTccagaatattttttttaagaagcgggttttataaaataaaaaaaaatcagatttttaataaaagccaCTTTTAACAAAtttgtttttagaaaaattaatttttcagattgtttttaaaaaaattgccaCGTAGGCACCACATAGCATAAGTTAAATGCCATGTGGCGTCCATGTCGTCCAAATGACTAGACTTGTTTATGTTgaaatatgttagaaatgaggggtatttttgaaactttgctaaatgtaggggtatatttggccccaaTTTGTAACGGGAGGGGTAAATTTGATTATTTTGGCTAACGGAGAGTAAAATTAgctaataaactaaagtagtggagtatatttgacccttttccccttttttaatCACATAAGCGGAATTTTACTTTGTTTAATACGTTATCATTTATTTTAGGTACCAATTAAATGATATTTTGGATTTGTTTGGCCAAACTGTTGAAATCAGctgattttgaaatatttttcttatcaaaagggttttcttgaaaaattgcTTTGAAGAATAATAATTTGTGTTTGGTTAAATTATTTAAGAACTACTTTTGTGTTAGTAGGCGTTTGACCAtgaatcaaatatttttcactttatttggtattttgaagttggagttgaaggtGAAATTGTGTTCGGGTATAATTTTTGCAGGGAATATTTGGTTGCAGGAAAAATAGCGTTTTaggtattttttaaatttcaaatataacttcaaattgtatttaaaattttcacgATCACACATAAATTTACAAATAAAGTGAGAAAATTTTTCGGGAAAAGGTGAAAAAATTTCACGGCAAAACGGATACTTAAATGCAAACACAATAATCACACCCCTACCTCTGTTCAAAAATACAGCCATCCTACAGTCCTACCTGCTCCTTCCACGTTTGTTACATCACTGCATAAAGTCATTTATAAACCCATTTGGTCTCTCTATTTTCCCTATCTCACTTCTTTTGAGACATGTCCATCAACCATTTCTCTTCACAACTTCCTACAGAACCATTATTCTGGTATAGCCCAAAACAACACTACAATTTCATGGAATCAACAAGCAAATCCTCATCTCCAAATCACAATAATAGCAACCAATTAGACGAAATTGAAATCCCAAAAGAACATTTATTCGAGAAACCATTAACTCCTAGCGATGTAGGGAAGCTCAACCGATTAGTCATCCCTAAACAAAACGCGGAAAAATACTTCCCGCTTAACGGTTCCATTAATGACTCTGGTGAAAAGGGATTATTACTGAGTTTCGAGGACGAATTGGGTAAATTATGGAAATTTAGATATTCATATTGGAATAGTAGCCAGAGTTATGTATTAACTAAAGGATGGAGTCGTTATGTTAAGGAGAAAAAATTAGATGCTGGTGATATTGTTTTATTTGAGCGACACCGGTTAGATGGTGACCGACAATTTATTGGGTGGAGGAGGAGGAACGCCGCCGCTACAACCACCGTTGCTCCGccgggtggtggtggtgggtgggcCCATCCTTATCCATCAGC contains:
- the LOC132049436 gene encoding B3 domain-containing protein At2g36080-like; this encodes MSINHFSSQLPTEPLFWYSPKQHYNFMESTSKSSSPNHNNSNQLDEIEIPKEHLFEKPLTPSDVGKLNRLVIPKQNAEKYFPLNGSINDSGEKGLLLSFEDELGKLWKFRYSYWNSSQSYVLTKGWSRYVKEKKLDAGDIVLFERHRLDGDRQFIGWRRRNAAATTTVAPPGGGGGWAHPYPSAGVSYQPGFIHAGRGVMHNQTTTNGNNTRRQVRLFGVNLECEVDESCSEPLTPDGSSSSSHHQQSHEYQGQASQHYYQYQVHYSNPHVVPAAASYNNNSYNDMDMDYSRNVNQMRYHQG